A stretch of the Cytobacillus luteolus genome encodes the following:
- a CDS encoding substrate-binding domain-containing protein, translating to MVKKNVFLRFGMLFLFAFLLIFVSACSSDTTTKEESPSTTEQPKEAAKEEPKEEPKEPIKIGVLASLSGALEAYGKQTVNGFELGLQYATGGTMEVNGRKIEFVVEDTETKPEVAIKKATKLLEEDKVDFIVGSSSSGDTLAVLPLAEEYEKIMVVEPAVADSITGSEWNKYVFRTARNSSQDAVAGAAAIAKEGVKIATLAPDYAFGRDGVAAFKDAAIKLGADIVHEEYADPAATDFTSNIQKIIEAKPDYLFVVWAGANSPWNQIADMKVQEKGIKISTGAPDIAALKTMQALVGMEGFTVYHHTLPNNDINKWLVEEHKAKFNGEVPDLFTPGGMNAAIAIVEALKKTNGDTDTDTLISTMEGMSFETPKGTMTFRPEDHQALQTLYAIRLEMVDGFDYPVPVLIRELTPEETAPPILN from the coding sequence ATGGTGAAGAAGAATGTGTTTTTGCGTTTTGGTATGTTGTTCTTATTTGCTTTTCTATTAATCTTCGTTTCAGCATGTAGTTCAGATACTACAACAAAAGAAGAAAGCCCGAGCACAACTGAACAACCGAAGGAAGCGGCGAAGGAGGAACCTAAAGAGGAGCCTAAAGAGCCAATAAAAATTGGTGTTTTAGCTTCACTAAGCGGAGCACTAGAGGCTTATGGGAAACAAACAGTGAATGGCTTCGAATTAGGTCTACAGTATGCAACAGGTGGAACAATGGAAGTGAATGGCCGTAAGATTGAATTTGTAGTAGAAGACACTGAAACAAAACCAGAAGTTGCTATTAAGAAGGCTACTAAGCTATTAGAAGAAGATAAGGTTGATTTCATTGTGGGATCATCAAGCTCTGGTGATACTCTAGCGGTTCTTCCATTGGCAGAAGAGTATGAAAAAATCATGGTTGTTGAACCAGCAGTTGCTGATAGTATTACTGGTTCTGAATGGAATAAATATGTTTTCCGTACTGCACGTAACTCATCACAAGATGCTGTTGCTGGAGCAGCTGCTATCGCAAAAGAAGGCGTGAAAATCGCTACACTTGCACCTGACTATGCATTTGGTAGAGACGGTGTTGCAGCATTTAAGGATGCAGCAATTAAACTGGGTGCAGACATTGTCCATGAAGAATATGCTGACCCTGCAGCAACTGATTTCACATCTAACATTCAAAAGATCATCGAGGCAAAACCTGATTATCTATTTGTTGTATGGGCAGGAGCAAACTCTCCTTGGAACCAAATTGCTGATATGAAGGTACAAGAAAAGGGAATCAAAATATCTACTGGAGCTCCTGATATTGCTGCATTAAAAACAATGCAAGCGCTAGTAGGTATGGAAGGTTTCACAGTTTATCATCACACATTACCGAATAACGATATTAACAAATGGTTAGTTGAAGAACATAAAGCGAAGTTTAATGGTGAGGTTCCAGATCTATTTACACCAGGAGGTATGAATGCTGCGATTGCAATCGTTGAAGCACTTAAAAAGACAAATGGTGACACTGATACGGATACATTAATTAGCACAATGGAAGGTATGAGCTTTGAAACACCTAAGGGTACTATGACTTTCCGCCCAGAAGATCATCAAGCTCTTCAAACACTTTACGCAATCCGTCTAGAAATGGTAGATGGTTTTGACTATCCAGTACCAGTATTAATTCGTGAACTTACTCCAGAAGAAACTGCACCTCCAATTTTGAACTAA
- a CDS encoding ABC transporter ATP-binding protein, whose protein sequence is MTSIIETKDLTIAFGGHVAVDSVNFTVPKNHFKSIIGPNGAGKTTFFNLLSGQLSPTKGQVFLKGEEITKLSPTVRTRKGIGRSFQITNVFPNLTVLENVRLAVQSRAGVRYQMLSHFKKFTQFEDKSHDILKLVLLDNKSDAIAKNLAHGEKRKLEIAMLLALETEVLLLDEPTAGMSLEEVPTILEVIKKIKAEGNRTIILIEHKMDMIMDLSDSVMVLFNGKLLADGTPEEIMNNETVQSAYLGGLYNDDTAS, encoded by the coding sequence TTGACTTCAATTATTGAAACTAAGGATTTAACAATTGCGTTTGGGGGACATGTGGCAGTTGACAGTGTCAATTTCACGGTTCCTAAGAATCACTTTAAGTCAATTATCGGCCCTAATGGTGCTGGAAAAACTACATTCTTCAACCTTTTAAGCGGCCAGCTAAGTCCAACTAAGGGGCAGGTGTTTCTAAAAGGTGAGGAAATTACAAAGCTTTCTCCAACAGTTAGAACACGAAAAGGAATCGGTCGTTCCTTTCAGATTACAAATGTTTTCCCGAATTTAACAGTATTAGAAAATGTAAGACTTGCTGTTCAATCGAGAGCAGGAGTTCGTTATCAAATGCTATCTCATTTTAAAAAGTTTACGCAATTCGAAGATAAATCGCATGACATTTTAAAGCTAGTGCTTCTTGATAATAAGTCGGATGCCATTGCTAAAAATCTTGCTCACGGAGAAAAACGTAAATTAGAGATTGCGATGCTGCTAGCTCTTGAGACAGAGGTGTTGCTGCTAGATGAACCTACAGCAGGGATGTCACTTGAAGAGGTTCCAACAATCTTAGAGGTTATTAAAAAGATTAAGGCAGAAGGAAATCGAACCATCATATTAATTGAGCACAAGATGGATATGATCATGGATTTATCAGATAGTGTCATGGTGTTATTCAACGGCAAACTTTTGGCAGATGGTACACCAGAAGAAATCATGAATAACGAAACAGTACAATCGGCTTACTTAGGAGGGCTATATAATGACGACACCGCATCTTAA
- a CDS encoding ABC transporter ATP-binding protein, protein MTTPHLKLDGVETYIDQYHILQGVSFEVPRGEVTVLLGRNGAGKTTTLRSIMGLNPAAKGKILYNDQEIQGLPTYTIASKGIGYVPEDQGIFADLTVEENMKVAIKKENDETKERLEYILNLFPDLKTFWKRRGGNLSGGQKQMLSIARAYVNENDLLLIDEPSKGLAPIIVEKVMESIQEMKAKTTIVLVEQNFIMASTIGDHFYIIDDGRSVYHGEMQELKENEQLRKQYLGIA, encoded by the coding sequence ATGACGACACCGCATCTTAAACTTGATGGAGTTGAAACTTATATTGACCAATATCATATTTTACAAGGCGTATCCTTCGAGGTACCAAGAGGTGAAGTTACTGTCTTATTAGGCCGTAATGGAGCAGGAAAAACAACAACCTTACGTAGCATTATGGGGCTTAACCCAGCGGCGAAAGGGAAAATTCTTTACAATGACCAAGAGATACAGGGATTGCCAACCTATACAATTGCTAGCAAAGGAATTGGCTATGTACCTGAAGATCAAGGGATATTTGCTGATTTGACTGTAGAAGAGAATATGAAGGTTGCTATAAAAAAAGAAAATGATGAAACGAAGGAACGACTAGAGTATATTTTAAATTTATTTCCTGACTTAAAAACGTTTTGGAAAAGACGAGGCGGTAATTTAAGTGGAGGACAAAAGCAAATGCTCTCTATTGCTAGGGCATATGTGAATGAAAATGACTTACTTTTAATTGATGAACCAAGTAAAGGTCTTGCTCCAATTATTGTTGAGAAGGTAATGGAATCGATCCAGGAAATGAAAGCAAAGACAACTATTGTTCTTGTTGAACAGAACTTTATCATGGCAAGTACAATAGGTGATCATTTTTATATTATCGATGACGGCCGTTCTGTTTATCACGGTGAAATGCAAGAACTAAAAGAGAATGAGCAATTACGTAAACAATATTTAGGGATTGCCTAA
- a CDS encoding branched-chain amino acid ABC transporter permease: MDVIINLTVNGLATGMLIFLLAAGLTLIFGLMDVLNFAHGGLFAWGAYAGIWTYTTSGSFLIGIICAMLTGLILGYLMERYIVQPVYGNHIQQILITLGLMLVLSEMLKVVWGPNQLSATTPSYLSGSWEFGGVILIKYRLLIIAVGFLVFFLIHYILKNTKIGLIVRAGVMDKEMVQSLGINIKKVFMLVFMVGSALAALGGVLLGPYSGVIHAEMGLEFGILAFIVVVIGGMGSITGSVLAAILVGLAGSYMAYYVPDLALAVNMLLMALVLIFKPQGLFGIKG, from the coding sequence ATGGATGTAATTATTAATTTAACGGTAAATGGTTTAGCAACAGGTATGCTAATTTTCTTACTCGCGGCAGGGTTAACCTTGATTTTTGGATTAATGGATGTTCTTAATTTTGCTCACGGCGGACTATTTGCTTGGGGAGCCTATGCTGGTATATGGACGTATACAACTTCAGGAAGCTTTTTAATTGGTATTATTTGTGCAATGCTTACAGGTCTTATCCTTGGATATTTAATGGAACGTTATATTGTTCAACCAGTTTACGGTAACCATATTCAACAAATCCTCATAACACTGGGATTGATGTTAGTGTTATCTGAAATGCTGAAGGTCGTTTGGGGTCCAAATCAATTAAGTGCAACTACACCGAGTTATTTATCTGGTAGTTGGGAATTCGGTGGGGTTATCTTAATTAAATATCGTTTACTGATTATTGCAGTAGGTTTCCTAGTGTTTTTCCTCATTCATTACATTTTAAAGAATACGAAAATCGGATTAATTGTACGCGCTGGTGTTATGGATAAGGAAATGGTTCAATCACTAGGCATAAATATCAAAAAAGTTTTTATGCTCGTATTCATGGTTGGATCCGCATTGGCTGCACTAGGTGGAGTGTTACTTGGCCCATACTCCGGTGTTATTCATGCAGAAATGGGGCTAGAGTTCGGAATCCTAGCTTTTATTGTTGTCGTTATTGGAGGAATGGGAAGCATTACAGGTTCGGTTTTAGCTGCGATTTTAGTAGGGTTGGCTGGTTCGTATATGGCGTATTATGTTCCAGATTTAGCCCTTGCTGTAAACATGCTTCTCATGGCACTAGTATTAATCTTTAAGCCACAAGGTCTATTTGGGATAAAGGGGTGA
- a CDS encoding branched-chain amino acid ABC transporter permease produces the protein MKLLQTNSQKANLVYVLMAFFLLLFPFINDSRSLMIIFTQMFIFAILAMSYDILLGYTGIVSFGHAMFFGIGAYTTGIFMKQFDSTTVYLLLSIVVGAILAGIVSYIVGLLSLRLKSHFYAMLTLAFSGLFLVLAEKWRTLTYGNDGFTFPIPDYLKDRLTLYLISFGLMVLVFIILKRFTESPLGRVLQAIRENEPRTESLGYNVLHYKIIASVVAGVIASLSGSLYVLTLRFVNTSVFTMDITLDALLMTIIGGVGTLVGAIIGAGLIEFAHHWLTGLSKVHWIFERWIIFFGILYILVVMFFPYGLVGSFKLWWFKRRSKKGKETTSNHDIAS, from the coding sequence ATGAAACTATTACAAACTAATTCACAAAAGGCAAACCTAGTGTATGTGTTGATGGCTTTCTTTTTACTCCTCTTTCCATTTATAAACGATTCTAGAAGTTTAATGATCATTTTTACACAGATGTTTATCTTTGCAATCTTAGCTATGAGTTATGATATTTTGCTAGGTTATACAGGAATTGTTTCATTTGGTCATGCGATGTTCTTCGGAATAGGTGCATATACGACTGGTATCTTTATGAAACAGTTCGATAGTACAACGGTTTACTTATTACTTTCTATTGTAGTTGGTGCCATTTTAGCTGGGATTGTAAGTTATATTGTAGGTCTGCTTTCATTACGATTAAAAAGTCACTTTTATGCTATGTTAACCCTTGCATTTTCAGGTCTATTCCTTGTTTTAGCTGAAAAGTGGAGAACGCTAACTTATGGAAATGATGGATTCACGTTCCCAATTCCTGATTATTTAAAAGATAGGTTAACTCTTTATTTAATTTCCTTTGGACTTATGGTTCTCGTGTTTATTATTTTAAAAAGGTTTACGGAATCGCCACTCGGTCGAGTGTTACAGGCAATAAGGGAAAATGAACCGAGAACAGAATCACTTGGATATAATGTTCTACACTATAAGATTATTGCAAGTGTTGTTGCTGGAGTAATTGCTAGTTTATCAGGGTCACTTTACGTACTTACACTACGATTTGTAAATACGTCTGTATTTACAATGGATATCACGCTTGATGCGTTATTAATGACAATTATCGGTGGTGTAGGAACATTAGTAGGTGCAATTATAGGTGCTGGATTGATTGAATTTGCTCATCATTGGTTAACTGGTCTTTCAAAGGTCCATTGGATCTTTGAGCGTTGGATTATTTTCTTCGGAATCTTATACATTTTAGTTGTTATGTTCTTCCCTTACGGACTTGTTGGAAGCTTTAAGCTTTGGTGGTTCAAACGCCGTTCGAAAAAGGGGAAAGAAACTACTTCGAATCATGACATTGCAAGCTAA
- a CDS encoding 3-oxoacyl-ACP synthase, translating into MPTIGVLSTGVYLPETYETAEEIAAKSGIPQDVIEKKLGITRKPIPGSADHTCQMGINAAKKAIAKAGIDPLSIDLVIYIGEEHKEYPLWTAAIKLQQEVGAENAWAFDVAMRCGTTVMALKVAKDMMIADSSITTVLLAGGYRNGDFIDYENPRTRFMYNLGAGGGALLLQKGIEKNQVLETTIMTDGSFSEDVVVVAGGTKEPITAEAIENKRNMLDVLDPKGMKLRLEEKSMKNFLKVIRSSLEKSGYTEDDIDYLGILHMKKSAHDFVLNELGLSDNQSIYLNEYGHIGQIDQILSLELAEKSGKIKAGDIIVLVSAGIGYAWGATTIKWGE; encoded by the coding sequence TTGCCAACAATCGGTGTTTTAAGTACCGGAGTCTATCTGCCTGAAACGTACGAAACGGCTGAGGAAATTGCTGCAAAATCAGGGATTCCACAGGATGTCATTGAGAAGAAGCTTGGCATAACTCGAAAGCCAATCCCTGGTTCTGCAGATCATACTTGTCAAATGGGGATTAATGCAGCTAAAAAGGCGATCGCCAAAGCTGGAATTGATCCGCTATCTATTGACCTAGTAATCTATATTGGAGAAGAGCATAAAGAATATCCATTGTGGACAGCAGCTATTAAACTACAACAAGAGGTAGGAGCTGAGAACGCATGGGCATTTGATGTGGCAATGAGATGTGGAACGACAGTAATGGCTCTTAAAGTAGCAAAGGACATGATGATTGCAGATTCTTCTATTACTACAGTTTTATTAGCTGGTGGCTATCGTAATGGTGACTTCATTGATTACGAAAATCCACGTACAAGGTTTATGTATAACTTAGGTGCGGGTGGAGGAGCTCTTCTTTTACAAAAAGGGATAGAGAAAAATCAAGTGTTAGAAACGACCATTATGACAGACGGTTCTTTTTCAGAGGATGTTGTAGTTGTTGCAGGTGGTACGAAGGAACCTATTACAGCGGAAGCGATTGAAAATAAACGTAATATGCTTGATGTGCTAGATCCAAAGGGAATGAAGCTGAGATTAGAAGAAAAATCAATGAAGAACTTTTTAAAGGTTATTCGTTCATCGCTGGAGAAAAGTGGTTATACAGAAGATGATATCGACTATTTAGGTATTCTTCATATGAAAAAATCTGCTCATGATTTTGTTTTAAATGAGTTGGGCTTATCTGACAATCAATCCATCTATTTAAATGAATATGGGCATATTGGACAAATTGATCAAATTCTTTCGTTAGAATTAGCAGAAAAATCTGGTAAAATAAAAGCAGGCGACATCATCGTTTTGGTTAGTGCAGGAATAGGCTATGCGTGGGGAGCAACAACCATTAAATGGGGGGAATAA
- a CDS encoding alpha/beta fold hydrolase, whose amino-acid sequence MPTIQLKSVKLANGETLGYREREGGEHVVLLIHGNMTSSKHWDLVLENMDEDYKLYAVDMRGFGISTYMEPVNSIKDFSDDIKLFVDELGLKDFTIIGWSTGGAVGMQFVGDYPGYCQKLVLLASASTRGYPFFDLDATGQLDITKRLVTKEDIDRDRARTIPVQQAYDTNDQAFLKGLWNMMIYRKNQPEETRYNEYVEDMMTQRNLRDVYYSLNTFNISNHHNGLNEGTGLVGNIKIPVLVLRGNEDLVITENMAKEIVEDLGEYATFVELKGCGHSPLVDDLEQLLGVVAEFLEEKELSK is encoded by the coding sequence ATGCCAACTATTCAACTGAAATCTGTAAAACTAGCAAACGGAGAGACATTAGGGTATAGAGAACGTGAGGGTGGAGAACATGTTGTGTTACTAATCCATGGTAATATGACTTCTTCAAAGCATTGGGATCTAGTGTTAGAAAATATGGATGAGGATTATAAACTTTATGCAGTTGATATGAGAGGGTTTGGTATATCTACATATATGGAACCTGTTAACTCTATTAAAGATTTCTCAGATGATATTAAACTTTTTGTAGATGAGCTAGGATTAAAGGATTTTACAATCATCGGTTGGTCAACTGGTGGAGCAGTTGGAATGCAATTTGTTGGGGACTACCCAGGTTATTGTCAAAAACTCGTTCTATTAGCTTCTGCCTCTACGAGAGGTTATCCGTTCTTTGACCTTGATGCAACTGGTCAACTTGATATAACAAAGCGTTTAGTCACAAAGGAAGATATAGACCGAGATAGAGCCAGAACAATTCCAGTTCAACAAGCTTATGATACAAATGACCAGGCTTTTTTAAAAGGATTATGGAATATGATGATTTACCGTAAAAATCAACCAGAGGAAACACGTTACAATGAATATGTAGAGGATATGATGACACAACGTAACTTAAGGGATGTCTATTACTCTTTAAATACGTTTAACATTAGTAATCATCATAATGGCCTAAATGAGGGTACTGGTTTAGTAGGCAATATTAAGATTCCTGTACTAGTCCTTCGTGGGAATGAAGATTTGGTTATTACTGAAAACATGGCAAAAGAAATTGTAGAGGACCTAGGAGAATATGCAACCTTTGTCGAATTAAAAGGATGTGGGCATTCTCCACTAGTAGATGACCTCGAACAATTATTAGGTGTAGTAGCTGAATTTTTGGAAGAGAAGGAGTTATCAAAATGA
- the fabG gene encoding 3-oxoacyl-ACP reductase FabG: MRLQDKVAIITGAANGLGYEAAVTFTREGAKVALVDFDQSGEQRAQELKDQGADVEFFQVDVANRESVDNMVSQVLDRFGKIDILINNAGITRDGMLTKLSQEDFQKVLDVNLTGVFNCTQAVVPHMISQSYGKIVSTSSVSGVYGNVGQTNYAATKAAVVGMTKTWAKELGRKGINVNAVAPGFIETNMVAAVPEKVIEQMKSIIPLQRLGKPSDIANAYLYLASDEATYVNGTTLHVDGGIMM; this comes from the coding sequence ATGAGACTACAAGATAAAGTAGCAATTATAACCGGTGCAGCAAACGGTTTAGGCTATGAAGCGGCAGTAACATTTACTAGAGAAGGAGCTAAAGTTGCACTTGTTGACTTTGATCAAAGTGGTGAGCAAAGAGCTCAGGAGCTAAAAGATCAAGGAGCAGATGTTGAGTTTTTTCAAGTTGATGTAGCTAATCGTGAAAGCGTTGACAACATGGTATCACAAGTACTCGATCGTTTTGGTAAAATCGACATCTTGATTAATAATGCAGGTATTACTCGTGATGGTATGCTAACGAAACTATCGCAAGAAGATTTTCAAAAAGTACTTGATGTTAATTTAACTGGTGTTTTCAACTGTACACAGGCTGTTGTACCTCACATGATTTCTCAAAGCTATGGGAAAATTGTTAGTACATCTTCTGTTTCTGGAGTGTATGGTAATGTTGGTCAAACCAATTATGCAGCAACTAAGGCAGCAGTTGTTGGAATGACTAAAACATGGGCAAAAGAGCTTGGACGAAAAGGCATTAATGTTAATGCAGTTGCTCCTGGCTTTATTGAAACGAATATGGTTGCAGCTGTACCTGAAAAAGTAATTGAACAAATGAAATCTATTATTCCCCTACAACGTTTAGGGAAGCCGTCAGACATTGCAAATGCATATCTCTATTTAGCTTCCGATGAAGCTACATACGTAAATGGCACTACACTACATGTAGACGGTGGAATAATGATGTAA
- a CDS encoding thiolase family protein has protein sequence MRNVVITSAVRSPIGTFGGAFKDLLPTDLIVPVLKEAVSKSGLANDEVNEVILGHCIQRTDEPNTARTAALLAGLADTTTGFTVQRQCASGMQAVISAALQIQAGLSDVVVAGGVEAMSSSPYVLKQHRWGARMQHGQVTDTVWEILEDPIHHIMMGETAENLADLHEISREEQDEVALLSHQRALHAIENGYFDSQIVPIIIKSRKGDVTVTKDENPRQDLTADKLAGLRPVFRKDGTVTAGNASSLNDAAAALVLMAEDVAIEKGLTPLARISGFSLAGVDPKVMGRGPVPAIKDGLNKVGWALEEADLIEVNEAFAAQYLAVEKELGLDRNKVNVNGSGISLGHPIGCTGARLVVSLVHELQRQNLQKGIASLCVGGGMGATVFVEAFNK, from the coding sequence ATGAGAAATGTAGTAATTACATCAGCAGTTCGTTCACCAATCGGCACATTTGGAGGTGCCTTTAAAGACTTACTTCCAACAGATTTAATTGTACCTGTTTTAAAAGAAGCTGTTTCAAAAAGTGGCTTGGCAAATGATGAAGTGAATGAAGTTATTTTAGGACATTGTATTCAAAGAACAGATGAGCCTAATACAGCAAGAACTGCCGCATTATTAGCAGGTTTAGCTGATACAACAACTGGTTTTACTGTCCAAAGACAATGTGCTTCAGGTATGCAAGCTGTCATTTCTGCTGCACTTCAAATTCAAGCTGGGTTATCAGATGTTGTTGTTGCGGGTGGAGTAGAAGCAATGAGCTCTAGTCCATATGTATTAAAGCAGCACCGTTGGGGAGCAAGAATGCAGCACGGACAAGTAACTGATACAGTATGGGAGATCTTAGAGGATCCGATTCATCATATTATGATGGGGGAAACGGCAGAAAACCTTGCTGATCTTCATGAAATCTCAAGAGAAGAGCAAGATGAGGTAGCTTTGTTAAGTCACCAACGTGCCCTTCATGCCATCGAAAATGGTTATTTTGACTCTCAAATTGTTCCAATTATAATAAAATCACGTAAAGGTGATGTAACTGTTACGAAGGATGAAAACCCACGTCAGGATTTAACAGCTGATAAGTTAGCGGGATTACGTCCAGTGTTTAGAAAAGACGGAACAGTAACGGCAGGTAATGCATCTAGTTTAAATGATGCAGCAGCTGCATTAGTGTTAATGGCAGAAGATGTGGCGATTGAAAAAGGCCTTACACCACTTGCACGAATTTCAGGGTTTTCTCTAGCTGGGGTTGACCCAAAGGTAATGGGACGTGGACCAGTGCCAGCTATTAAAGATGGATTAAACAAAGTAGGGTGGGCATTAGAAGAGGCAGATTTAATTGAGGTTAATGAAGCGTTTGCTGCGCAATATTTAGCTGTAGAAAAAGAACTTGGATTAGATCGTAACAAAGTAAATGTGAATGGAAGCGGGATAAGTCTGGGCCATCCAATTGGATGTACAGGAGCTAGACTCGTAGTTTCACTGGTACATGAATTACAGCGCCAGAACCTGCAAAAAGGAATTGCCAGCCTTTGTGTTGGTGGAGGTATGGGTGCTACTGTGTTTGTAGAGGCATTTAATAAATAA
- a CDS encoding acyl-CoA synthetase — MRWELDWLSNRARISPDATAIVEGEAGTRWTYGQLNTRALNLATYLMSIGVKKGDRIALLSPNHIGYFDFFFACMKLGAIFVPLNWRLSKAEISFILTDCTPTIVAVHSTLKELLVIEKLNQYFEIDSTEYESITERKQTDFHEITTEIKDNDPLAIIYTGGTTGKPKGAVLSHQSILWNGLNTIVSWSLSEKDVTLTYLPMFHTGGLNALSIPILLIGGKVVIASDFEPSKAVELINQEGCTVVLLVPTMYHMIVNSEFFKDVTFPTMHTFLSGGAPCPLPIYQAFEKKGLAFKEGYGLTEAGPNNFFINPNIARFRRGSIGKPMIFNEIKLMGFDGEEAQPGEVGELLIRGKHVFEYYWNNPQATEEALIDGWLYTGDLAKKDEEGFHYIVGRKKEMIISGGENIYPLEVEHCMNQHPAVNEVAVFSLPHPKWGEIVAAVVSLKSNLKVTVDELKTYCKQHLGSYKIPKHIMFENEIPKTHVGKIDKNSLQKKYENIVV; from the coding sequence GTGAGGTGGGAATTAGACTGGTTATCAAACCGAGCTCGAATTTCGCCAGATGCAACCGCTATTGTTGAGGGTGAAGCCGGAACTCGATGGACCTATGGGCAGTTAAATACTAGAGCTTTGAACCTAGCAACTTATTTAATGTCTATCGGAGTGAAAAAAGGAGATCGAATCGCATTATTATCTCCTAACCATATAGGGTATTTTGATTTCTTTTTTGCATGTATGAAACTAGGAGCCATTTTTGTACCACTGAACTGGAGACTATCAAAAGCAGAAATTTCGTTTATACTTACTGACTGCACACCGACAATTGTCGCAGTTCATAGTACTTTAAAAGAGCTATTGGTCATAGAAAAACTTAATCAATACTTTGAAATCGATTCAACTGAATATGAGTCGATAACAGAAAGAAAGCAAACGGACTTTCATGAAATAACAACTGAAATAAAAGATAATGATCCTCTTGCTATTATTTATACAGGTGGGACGACTGGAAAACCAAAAGGAGCAGTTCTTAGTCATCAATCCATACTCTGGAATGGGCTCAATACAATTGTAAGTTGGAGCTTAAGTGAGAAGGATGTTACCTTAACTTACTTACCGATGTTCCATACCGGTGGCTTGAATGCACTATCTATACCGATTTTATTGATTGGTGGAAAAGTTGTGATCGCCAGTGACTTTGAACCATCCAAAGCGGTTGAACTCATAAATCAAGAGGGATGTACAGTAGTACTATTAGTTCCTACGATGTATCACATGATCGTAAATAGTGAATTTTTTAAAGATGTTACGTTTCCAACAATGCATACTTTCCTATCAGGTGGTGCTCCTTGCCCATTGCCAATCTATCAAGCGTTTGAAAAAAAAGGATTAGCCTTTAAAGAAGGTTATGGTCTTACTGAAGCTGGCCCCAATAACTTCTTTATCAATCCAAACATAGCTAGATTTAGAAGAGGCTCGATTGGTAAACCGATGATTTTTAATGAGATTAAGCTAATGGGATTTGACGGAGAAGAAGCACAGCCTGGCGAGGTAGGGGAGCTTTTGATCCGTGGGAAACATGTTTTCGAGTATTATTGGAATAACCCTCAAGCAACTGAAGAGGCACTTATAGATGGCTGGTTGTACACAGGGGATTTAGCTAAGAAAGATGAAGAAGGTTTTCATTATATAGTGGGAAGGAAAAAAGAAATGATCATCTCGGGTGGAGAAAACATTTATCCACTTGAGGTTGAACATTGTATGAATCAGCACCCAGCTGTGAATGAAGTAGCTGTATTTTCACTACCACATCCTAAATGGGGAGAAATTGTAGCAGCCGTTGTATCCCTAAAAAGTAACCTGAAAGTTACTGTTGATGAGTTAAAAACATACTGTAAGCAGCACTTAGGAAGCTATAAGATTCCAAAACATATTATGTTTGAGAATGAAATTCCGAAAACACATGTAGGTAAAATTGATAAAAATTCACTTCAGAAGAAGTATGAAAATATTGTTGTCTAA
- a CDS encoding GNAT family N-acetyltransferase, with protein sequence MLDYHLLQGQRLKLDRMKETDILEIATWYEDEEFLRNLDAIPSFPKRETEIEKWINNKQHNTYTMAIRVNDSKKIIGYVEFDGILWNHRNSSMSIAIGGNNRGNGFGKEALELALKFAFHELNLHRIQLTVFEYNHRAISLYEKIGFTKEGSHREFLERDGRRYDMHLYGLLRHEWIGNQ encoded by the coding sequence ATGTTAGATTATCACTTATTACAAGGTCAACGACTTAAATTGGATAGAATGAAGGAAACGGATATTCTTGAAATTGCTACTTGGTATGAAGATGAGGAATTCCTAAGAAATCTTGATGCAATCCCCTCCTTTCCAAAAAGGGAAACTGAAATTGAAAAATGGATAAATAACAAGCAGCATAATACATATACAATGGCGATCCGTGTAAATGACTCGAAAAAGATAATCGGGTATGTTGAATTTGATGGGATTCTTTGGAACCATCGCAATTCATCGATGTCTATTGCTATCGGAGGAAATAACCGTGGGAATGGTTTTGGCAAGGAAGCTCTTGAGCTTGCACTAAAATTTGCATTTCACGAATTAAATCTCCATCGAATTCAGCTTACTGTATTTGAGTATAATCATAGAGCCATATCCCTTTATGAGAAAATAGGATTTACAAAAGAAGGGTCACATCGGGAGTTTTTAGAAAGAGATGGCAGAAGGTATGATATGCATTTGTAT